A window of Xylophilus sp. GW821-FHT01B05 contains these coding sequences:
- a CDS encoding ethanolamine ammonia-lyase subunit EutB: MPIYRTTIAGQVFAFDDLKQVMAMASPARSGDYLAGVGAATAQQRMAARYVLAELPLKTFLNEALVPYEEDNITRLIIDSHDAAAFAPVSHLTVGDFRNWLLGDAATTEALSALAPGLTPEMVAAVSKLMRNQDLIAVARKCRVVTRFRNTIGLPGHMAVRLQPNHPTDDLRGVAASTLDGLMYGAGDAVIGINPVSDSMPVLADLSRMFDELIQRFEIPTQSCVLTHVTNTIQLIESGVPVDLVFQSIGGTEKTNRSFGVTPEILDEAWAAARSLGRGTVGDNVMYFETGQGSALSANAHHGVDQQTCEVRAYALARRYQPLLINTVVGFIGPEYLYDGKQIIRAGLEDHCCGKLLGLPIGCDVCYTNHAEADQDDMDTLLVLLGAAGLSFVIGVPGADDIMLNYQSTSFHDALFLRQTLGLQRAPEFEAWLQRMQITGAGGRLLPPSAGHRLLAGMGEVLR; this comes from the coding sequence ATGCCCATCTACCGCACCACCATCGCCGGCCAGGTGTTCGCCTTCGATGACCTGAAGCAGGTCATGGCCATGGCCAGCCCGGCGCGCTCGGGCGACTACCTGGCGGGCGTGGGCGCGGCCACCGCGCAGCAGCGCATGGCGGCGCGCTACGTGCTGGCCGAGCTGCCGCTCAAGACCTTCCTGAACGAAGCGCTGGTTCCGTATGAAGAAGACAACATCACCCGCCTGATCATCGACAGCCACGATGCTGCCGCCTTCGCGCCGGTATCGCATCTGACGGTGGGCGATTTCCGCAACTGGTTGCTGGGCGACGCGGCCACGACCGAGGCGCTGAGCGCCCTGGCGCCGGGCCTGACACCCGAGATGGTGGCGGCGGTGAGCAAGCTCATGCGCAACCAGGACCTGATCGCCGTGGCGCGCAAGTGCCGGGTGGTCACGCGCTTTCGCAACACCATCGGCCTGCCGGGCCACATGGCCGTGCGCCTGCAGCCCAACCACCCAACGGACGACTTGCGCGGCGTGGCCGCCTCCACGCTCGACGGGCTGATGTACGGCGCGGGCGATGCGGTGATCGGCATCAACCCGGTGTCTGACAGCATGCCGGTGCTGGCGGATTTGTCGCGCATGTTCGACGAGCTGATCCAGCGCTTCGAGATTCCGACGCAGAGCTGCGTGCTCACCCATGTCACCAACACCATCCAGTTGATTGAGTCCGGCGTGCCGGTGGATCTGGTGTTCCAGTCCATAGGCGGTACCGAAAAAACCAACCGCTCCTTCGGCGTCACGCCAGAGATACTGGACGAAGCCTGGGCTGCTGCCCGCTCCCTGGGGCGCGGCACGGTGGGCGACAACGTGATGTATTTCGAAACAGGGCAGGGCAGTGCGCTGTCGGCCAATGCCCACCACGGCGTAGACCAGCAGACCTGCGAGGTGCGCGCCTATGCCCTGGCGCGGCGCTACCAGCCGCTGCTGATCAACACCGTGGTCGGCTTCATCGGGCCCGAGTACCTGTATGACGGCAAGCAGATCATCCGTGCCGGCCTGGAAGACCATTGCTGCGGCAAGCTGCTGGGCCTGCCAATTGGCTGCGACGTCTGCTACACCAACCACGCCGAGGCCGACCAGGACGACATGGACACGCTGCTGGTGCTGCTGGGCGCGGCCGGCCTGAGCTTTGTCATTGGCGTGCCGGGCGCGGACGACATCATGCTCAACTACCAGAGCACGTCCTTTCACGACGCGCTGTTTCTGCGCCAGACCCTGGGCCTGCAGCGCGCGCCCGAGTTCGAGGCCTGGCTGCAGCGCATGCAGATCACCGGAGCCGGCGGGCGCCTGCTGCCGCCCAGCGCCGGGCACCGCTTGCTGGCGGGCATGGGCGAGGTGCTGCGATGA
- the eutC gene encoding ethanolamine ammonia-lyase subunit EutC: MSQDNTGLIATPWTEWRSATPARIALGRAGVATPTDESLRFGWAHAMARDAIHAPLNVDLLEVGLRLAGWEVLRARSRAPDRTTYLRRPDLGRQLHEDDAQQLRAQASQLPGKPELCLVIGDGLSSLAVQRHALPLLEALRAQWPVAGAQTPVVIVTQARVAVADEVGEILGAGMSTMLIGERPGLSSPDSLGLYLTHGPRRGRHDAERNCISNVRPEGLSYLSAARKLAWLLRQSQRLGLSGVALKDESDAVLPLIPASVPTLS, translated from the coding sequence ATGAGCCAGGACAACACCGGCCTGATTGCCACCCCGTGGACCGAATGGCGCAGCGCCACGCCGGCGCGCATCGCGCTGGGCCGCGCCGGCGTGGCCACGCCCACGGACGAGTCGCTGCGCTTTGGCTGGGCCCATGCCATGGCACGCGACGCCATCCATGCGCCGCTCAACGTCGATCTGCTGGAGGTCGGCCTGCGCCTGGCCGGCTGGGAGGTGCTGCGCGCCCGCAGCCGGGCGCCCGACCGCACCACCTATTTGCGCCGGCCGGACCTGGGGCGGCAACTGCACGAAGACGATGCGCAGCAACTGCGCGCCCAGGCATCCCAATTGCCCGGCAAGCCCGAGCTGTGCCTGGTGATTGGCGATGGCCTGTCTTCGCTTGCCGTGCAGCGCCATGCGCTGCCCTTGCTGGAGGCGCTGCGCGCGCAATGGCCTGTCGCCGGCGCGCAGACGCCGGTGGTGATCGTCACCCAGGCCCGTGTGGCCGTGGCCGACGAGGTGGGCGAGATCCTGGGCGCCGGCATGTCCACCATGCTGATCGGCGAGCGCCCGGGGCTCAGCTCGCCCGACAGCCTGGGCCTGTACCTGACGCACGGCCCACGACGTGGCCGCCACGACGCCGAGCGCAACTGCATCTCCAATGTGCGGCCCGAGGGGCTGTCTTATCTCTCGGCTGCGCGCAAGCTGGCCTGGCTGCTGCGCCAGTCTCAGCGCCTGGGCCTGAGCGGCGTCGCACTCAAGGACGAGAGCGATGCCGTGCTGCCCCTGATCCCTGCTTCCGTCCCCACTCTGTCCTGA